One genomic window of Eptesicus fuscus isolate TK198812 chromosome 6, DD_ASM_mEF_20220401, whole genome shotgun sequence includes the following:
- the RPS14 gene encoding 40S ribosomal protein S14: MAPRKGKEKKEEQVISLGPQVAEGENVFGVCHIFASFNDTFVHVTDLSGKETICRVTGGMKVKADRDESSPYAAMLAAQDVAQRCKELGITALHIKLRATGGNRTKTPGPGAQSALRALARSGMKIGRIEDVTPIPSDSTRRKGGRRGRRL, from the exons atggCACCTCgcaaggggaaggaaaagaaggaagaacagGTCATCAGCCTCGGACCTCAGGTGGCTGAAGGAGAAAATGTTTTTGGTGTCTGCCACATCTTTGCATCCTTCAATGACACTTTTGTGCATGTCACTGATCTTTCTGGCAA GGAAACCATCTGCCGTGTGACTGGTGGAATGAAGGTAAAGGCTGACCGAGATGAGTCCTCTCCATATGCTGCCATGTTGGCTGCCCAGGATGTGGCCCAGAGGTGCAAGGAGCTGGGCATCACTGCTCTTCACATCAAACTCCGGGCCACAGGAGGAAACAG GACTAAGACCCCTGGACCAGGGGCCCAGTCAGCTCTAAGAGCCCTTGCCCGCTCGGGAATGAAGATCGGACGGATTG AGGATGTCACTCCCATCCCCTCCGACAGCACCCGCAGAAAGGGGGGTCGCCGTGGTCGCCGTCTGTGA